The Panicum hallii strain FIL2 chromosome 5, PHallii_v3.1, whole genome shotgun sequence genome contains the following window.
CCAGAAACATAAAGAGTATAGATCTTCAATATGATGCATATGCAGAAACGTGTTGCTCCAGCAGTTTCTGAATTCAGAAGAATATTAGACTGATAACCACAAAGATCATAGACATTAGCAGCCAGATGGAAGGCATGCTATCACCAGATAGTAACACTAATCACAACATCAACACCAATAGCAAAGCAGAATTATTGACAGATTATACAGAATAGTCTTAGGAATAGCAACACTGCAATAGATTGATAACGACAAGGATAATAGATCCCACGACATTATTCAGCTATAGTTCCAGACAAATCTCACAACCTTCTTCAGACAAAATTACGGCAGAAACAATCTGCCAATTACAAAAGAGGAAACTGAAATGACAGGAAATACAGTTCATTAGGAAAGGATGAGAAACGATATTGTGATCAAATAACTAGTCCCTGACAGGCTAATAAGCAAACGACGGTTCACTGGGCCGGAAGCTCCGGTAGATGGAAGCTGCAACCGGCACGAGACCCAAAAGCGCAATCTGAACCTGCTCTGAGGTGCTTGTCCTGATGGTGATCTGCCCACTCAGCTTGTTGTTCAGACCAAGTCGGACCGCCACCTTCGAGCCCCTTCCGATGGGGAACTGTGACTGCAAGTTAGCACCCAAAGCGAGGTCCCGGCGCCACTTCATCAGAGAAAGACCCAAAGTTGACAGGGACTGGCCAATTGGGTAGTCTTTGTCTTTCAGGCGTGCCTCCAAGTTAGCTCCATATGCAGTATCCCCTTGGGCTTTCATCATACCAGTGCTTGCAACTAGTGACAGCCTCTTCCCAAGGGAGAGCTGATCCTCGACCTTCAGTCCAGTTGCCACAATGTCTCCCAGGAAAGTTACTGAGAATCCTCCAGTGGTCTTGTTCTTCTTGATATTCTTGATTTTGGTCTCACCACGGAGAATATATGCAAGCTGCCGCCCGACAGTCTGGATATCAAAACCAGCAAGCGATGAGGCATTATCCCCATGCTTTGCTGCAATGGAAGAGTCTAAATGGATGCTGAATTCCTTCTTGTCCTTGGTGACCTGAACTGCTACATTTGCTGGGAACCGATTAAGGATAGCTAGTGTCTCTTCAACGCTTACTCCATCATAACCACAGTCATGATCCCACCCATGCGCATCTAAAACAGGCCTTGCTAGGACAGTTGAAGTTGGCTCCAGAAAGCGGTACCGGTATGTGGGATTGTCGCAATCAAATGAAGGGGGCAGCACCATATCAGGTAAGGGAACTGATACATTCTCTGGAGGAGGGTCCTGATCATTCTCACCAGTGATATTAGCATACCCATAATCATCATCCAGATCAGTTTTTCCCCTCCTCTTCATCTCCTTTAACCTGCGGATCTCATCCTTCCATTGTTTCTTCTGGAGAAGCTTGACCCTGTAGTCATACTCATCAAAATAAGCATTCTTCTGCTCCTTTGTGAGCCTCAGAAGCTGAGCTTTGGTCAAGGGCTTGAAGGGTGGAAGCTGATCAtattcttcttcatcatcatcttgcTCCACATCAGAATAATCATCCAATTCAATATCAGAATCACCTTCATTGCCACCCTGCTCAGCAGAAAGTTTGGGGTGGGCTCTTGACTGCAAGAGTGAGGAGAGCAGGAAGGGAAGAGGTGGGGAGCGGAAACGGAACCCAAAAAGCTTCCCAGGATTAGGGTCCTGAAGCTTCAGAAGTGAGTTGGCTTCTGATAATATCTTTGAGGAGTAGCACAAAAGCAGCATCTGATGCCTCCAGCTTTGGCCATTGGGAAGCACTTTCTGGCCCTCGCGGTTCCTCCGGCAAGAAGGATGGTTCTCAACAAGGGCTACTGGGTTCATCAAACGCATATCTCCTGCAGCCTGCCTGATGGATTGCTGGATGATGTGGGATCTCTGAGCCATCAAGACCTCATATGTCATGGGAGCACCATTGAGGCCTTCAGGAGGAGCAGAGGCAGCATGAGTGAGCGCAACAATGGCGTTGAACCATATGGATGAACCAAGAACAGCAGTAATGGTTTTGAGAAGAGGCAAATCATTGAGATCACGGCTCATACTATCCAGACGATCAACATAGAGAACAATATCTGGGGGACATTTCTTGGTAAATTTCTTGACAGCAGAGAGAACCTTTCTGTTTGATCCTTGGTCCATCACATTGGGTCGAAGGCCTGGTGTATCAATGATTCTAATCTTGACGCCATCCACATCACCAACAATTTCTCGTACATTGGTGGTAGCTGAGCTAAAGGCATCAGTTCTGGTCTTCTCTTCACCAAAAATAGAATTGATGGTTGCACTTTTGCCAACTCCAATCTTTCCAAGAACAAGTATGTTGCATGAGAAGTCCAGATCCTCTTTTCCCTCTGCTTCAAGAATTAAGGCTTTCCTCCGTGCATTATCAAGGCTGAAAGCTCGGTTGGTCTGCCTTCCGTGCCGAATACCCTCAGCAAGGCTCAAACGGTACAACACTTGTGCTGCTACTGTTTCTTCAGGAGTAGCTCCCAACCTGTAAACCAGACGCAGAAACTTCACCCTTATCAACTCAACTTTGTCATGCAACTTCTTCTCTTCCTCGGTCATCTCTTCGGTAGGATCAGCGGTAACTGCAAGCTCCGAGGGGCTATATGGGTTTGACCTGGCAGGTTGTCGAGGAGCAGTAGGCCTTAGAGATGTTGCCGATGAACCCAGACCAGCAGGTCGATCCATGGTGAATATTCTAGAACCATCTTGGGAAGCAACTGAGATCTTCCCATCTGACGATCCACCGGTCGCCGCTTTCAGAAGGGCGGCCAGGGCAGCAGAATCAAATCCCTTCTCATCCCCatcatcatcctcatcatcctctgaaTCATCAAGCATAATCTGCCCATCCATGCTATCATTGAAGTCTTTTGAGCCAGACACACTACCACTAGAGGATCCTTCCGCAAGCTCCTTCATGATCTGCTTTGCAGCTTCAGAGCTCTCTAAGATAGCAACCCGTGCGGGACTCGTGTCAGAGTTTGccccatcctcatcctcatcagCCTCGTTGCCAACCCCATCCTCATCATCTGCCACAGCCTCCGCCTCAATTATGTCACTGTCACCAGCCTCCTCTTCATGATCAGCAACCtcagcatcaccttcagtctcatCAGCACCATTATTTTCATTGCTTGATTCTGGCGCCAACtctggagcagcagcagcactttCAACCTCTGTGAGTTTCTTGGCACCAACATCTTCCACAGCTTCACTGGCAGCAGCCTGGTCTTCAGCATTCTGCTCTTTCTCTGGGCTATCCTCAAGCACACTGTCTGCAGATGCAGGAGCAGGCTCCTCTGCACTTCCATCATTCACAACCTGGATAGGTGCACCATTTAAATTTGTTTAGATCACCGCTAGCATAAACGCTATAAGAAACAAAATCAGATTGAGGATGCTAACTTACCACTGGACTCGCCTCACTGTCTGGCTGAGGCTCGGCGTCTTCATATTCAAGATCAGAATCCATGTTAGTTGATTCTTTCAGGGCTTCACTGGCAGCAGCCTGGTTTTCAGCATTCTGCCCTTTCTCAGGgctatcctcaaccacactgtTTGCACATGCAGGAGCAGGCTCCTCTTCGCTTACATCATTCACAACCTGTATTGATGCATCACTTAAATTTGTTTACATCACCACTAGTATCAACGATATAAGCAACGAAATCAGACTGAGGACGCGCATTTACCACTGGACTCATCTCGCTGGCTGGTTCAGGCTTGGCGGACTCGTCATCATCGTCAACATCAGCACCCTTGTTAGTTGATTCTTTCGGGGCTTCACTGGCAGCAGCCTGGTCTTTAGCATTCTGCCCTATCTCAGGGCTGTCCTCAACCACACTGCCTGCACATGCAGGAGGAGGCTCCTCTTCGCTTCCATCAGTCAGAACCTGTATCGATGCATCATTTAAATTTGTTTACATAACCACTAGCATGGTAGCATCAACAATATAAGCAGCAAAATCAGACTCAGGACGCTCACTTACCACTGGACTCGCTTCACTGGCTGGCTCGGGCTTGGCAGCCTCCTCTTCAACGTCAGCACCCTTGTTAGTTGATTCTTCCAGGGCTTCTTCACCTCCCGGAGACACCACATCATCACTGGCTCCCTTCTTGTCATCTAATTCGGCATTAGCTTCAGCAACAGGGGCTACCTTATCCTCTGGTTTGGTCACCTCCATGCTCTCAGCAGAGAAATCAATCTCCTTCTCATTGCCCAATTCGCCACCATCTCCAGTCCCAGAACATACCTCCTCGGCCTTGTCATCTTCCGGTACCAGCTTCTCCTCGGACACTGCCGACTCCGCGGAATCCGCTACCTTATCCACAGCCTTGGCATCTAACGcagcaccttcttcctcctcctcctgctcccgCAATCCATCCTTCTCATCACCTTCCGACGCATCAGGGGAAGCCAGAGAAGCCTCCACCGATTCTCCGGTCTCCGACTTGGACTCCACGGCTGGCGCGGGCGCCGCCACAGCTTCCCCGCCGAAATCATCCTTGtcggcctccgccgcgcccgagCTCCCACCTTTACCATCCTCCTCCGCCTCTTCCACCTCCCCGCCGTCACCCCCTCCTCCGGCACCCTCCCCCTCGCCGTTCTCGGCCTCCGGACCCCCAAACCCCTCACCTTGCCCCTCCAATTTCTCCTCCTCGGCGGCAGCCGCCGCCTCGAATTTTTTGGTCGGCTTCCCctcggcggcggccgcagccTCCGCCGCCGGGGCGGGGCTCTCTTCTTCCACGGGCGCGACTGCGGCGGCGTCAGTGGTGGTGGCCATGGCCGCCTCTTGCTCCGCCAGCACGCAAGGAAGCAAGAAAACAGCAGCGGTAGGATTCGAGGGGGGAGAAGCGGGGTCGCCGGGTGGGAGGCGTCGAGAAGATAAGGTGAGGGGAGGGTTTTAGGTCAGGGTGGGGAATAAAATTATCTTCCAGATATTTATAGATGGGTTCCTTCAAATTTCAGATTTTTAAGCTGGAAAACATATGTGCCTTTTTCAGTTAGATTTGGTGTGTAATTTTAGGAGATGGTGCCACACAGCTGCGCAACAGCACAAATTAGAGGTGAGATGACAAGGCAAGCAAGGCCAAGGGGGTGAAGGTAATGATGAAATGATAAGTGtgttttttctctctctttgttTCTTTGCTTTTGTTTGCCTTTGCTAGATGTGTCATGTGTGTTGTGGTTTTGTGTTGtggttttttatttttatttttatttttattttattttatttgtttgGAGGGGGCCTTTTTTGTTTATATGGTTTGTCTTGAAATTCTGGAGAGAAATATCTTCatatagttttattttgttTGATTTTATTTTGTTGTGATTTTATTTGTTGTATTTGAGGGTTTTATTTTGCTTGAAGTTTTGCTAGATGTGTCATGTGTGTTGTGGTTTGTGTCATTCTGGAATAGAGGTTATTGATTTTCTTGGCATATTTTGGATCAACCATTAAAAGGAAAGGAAATAAAAAGGTTATTCATAATCTGCTTCATTATCTTTTTATAATATTTTTGAGGTGATTAGTTAAGCTGGCTAAGTGCT
Protein-coding sequences here:
- the LOC112895845 gene encoding translocase of chloroplast 159, chloroplastic, with translation MATTTDAAAVAPVEEESPAPAAEAAAAAEGKPTKKFEAAAAAEEEKLEGQGEGFGGPEAENGEGEGAGGGGDGGEVEEAEEDGKGGSSGAAEADKDDFGGEAVAAPAPAVESKSETGESVEASLASPDASEGDEKDGLREQEEEEEGAALDAKAVDKVADSAESAVSEEKLVPEDDKAEEVCSGTGDGGELGNEKEIDFSAESMEVTKPEDKVAPVAEANAELDDKKGASDDVVSPGGEEALEESTNKGADVEEEAAKPEPASEASPVVLTDGSEEEPPPACAGSVVEDSPEIGQNAKDQAAASEAPKESTNKGADVDDDDESAKPEPASEMSPVVVNDVSEEEPAPACANSVVEDSPEKGQNAENQAAASEALKESTNMDSDLEYEDAEPQPDSEASPVVVNDGSAEEPAPASADSVLEDSPEKEQNAEDQAAASEAVEDVGAKKLTEVESAAAAPELAPESSNENNGADETEGDAEVADHEEEAGDSDIIEAEAVADDEDGVGNEADEDEDGANSDTSPARVAILESSEAAKQIMKELAEGSSSGSVSGSKDFNDSMDGQIMLDDSEDDEDDDGDEKGFDSAALAALLKAATGGSSDGKISVASQDGSRIFTMDRPAGLGSSATSLRPTAPRQPARSNPYSPSELAVTADPTEEMTEEEKKLHDKVELIRVKFLRLVYRLGATPEETVAAQVLYRLSLAEGIRHGRQTNRAFSLDNARRKALILEAEGKEDLDFSCNILVLGKIGVGKSATINSIFGEEKTRTDAFSSATTNVREIVGDVDGVKIRIIDTPGLRPNVMDQGSNRKVLSAVKKFTKKCPPDIVLYVDRLDSMSRDLNDLPLLKTITAVLGSSIWFNAIVALTHAASAPPEGLNGAPMTYEVLMAQRSHIIQQSIRQAAGDMRLMNPVALVENHPSCRRNREGQKVLPNGQSWRHQMLLLCYSSKILSEANSLLKLQDPNPGKLFGFRFRSPPLPFLLSSLLQSRAHPKLSAEQGGNEGDSDIELDDYSDVEQDDDEEEYDQLPPFKPLTKAQLLRLTKEQKNAYFDEYDYRVKLLQKKQWKDEIRRLKEMKRRGKTDLDDDYGYANITGENDQDPPPENVSVPLPDMVLPPSFDCDNPTYRYRFLEPTSTVLARPVLDAHGWDHDCGYDGVSVEETLAILNRFPANVAVQVTKDKKEFSIHLDSSIAAKHGDNASSLAGFDIQTVGRQLAYILRGETKIKNIKKNKTTGGFSVTFLGDIVATGLKVEDQLSLGKRLSLVASTGMMKAQGDTAYGANLEARLKDKDYPIGQSLSTLGLSLMKWRRDLALGANLQSQFPIGRGSKVAVRLGLNNKLSGQITIRTSTSEQVQIALLGLVPVAASIYRSFRPSEPSFAY